One part of the Brevundimonas subvibrioides ATCC 15264 genome encodes these proteins:
- a CDS encoding pyruvate dehydrogenase complex dihydrolipoamide acetyltransferase, whose product MTDILMPALSPTMEEGVLAKWHVKVGDTVKAGDVIAEIETDKATMEVEAVDEGTITDILVAEGSEGVKVNTPIARLAEEGGSAAPAPKAAEPAKAEAPKAAPAPAGHESGDAVATPDGIKSAEAVLPKTSGTAASTGARVFSSPLARRLAKDAGLDLSTLKGTGPHGRIVKADVEAAAKGGARPAAAPATTAASGIEARKVQSLADMGIPDGSYDLIPLDGMRKAIARRMVGSIQNVPHFPLFIDVEIDALLAARAKVNAMLEKSGVKVSVNDFVIKAAAMALKLVPEANASYSPEGIAMHHNADVAMAVAIDGGLITPIIFKAETKSLSQIAVESKDLAKRARDKKLKPEEFQGGTFSVSNLGMFGIKAFSSIINEPQGAIMSVGAGEQRPVVKNGQLAVATVMTVTLTCDHRVVDGATGARFLQAFKPLIEDPVTMLA is encoded by the coding sequence ATGACCGATATCCTGATGCCCGCCCTGTCGCCCACGATGGAAGAGGGCGTCCTGGCCAAATGGCACGTCAAGGTCGGCGACACGGTCAAGGCCGGCGACGTCATCGCCGAGATCGAGACCGACAAGGCGACCATGGAGGTCGAGGCCGTCGACGAAGGCACGATCACCGACATCCTGGTGGCCGAAGGCTCCGAGGGCGTGAAGGTCAATACGCCGATCGCCCGTCTGGCGGAGGAGGGCGGTTCCGCCGCCCCGGCACCCAAGGCCGCTGAACCCGCGAAAGCCGAGGCGCCGAAGGCTGCGCCCGCGCCCGCAGGTCACGAGAGCGGCGATGCGGTGGCGACGCCCGACGGGATCAAGTCCGCCGAAGCCGTCCTGCCCAAAACCTCCGGCACGGCCGCCTCGACCGGGGCCCGCGTCTTCTCGTCGCCGCTCGCGCGTCGGCTGGCCAAGGACGCCGGACTGGACCTGTCGACCCTGAAGGGCACCGGCCCCCACGGCCGGATCGTCAAGGCCGACGTCGAGGCTGCTGCCAAGGGCGGCGCGCGGCCGGCCGCAGCGCCCGCCACGACCGCCGCTTCCGGCATCGAGGCCCGCAAGGTCCAGTCGCTGGCCGACATGGGCATCCCCGACGGCAGCTACGATCTCATCCCGCTGGACGGTATGCGCAAGGCGATCGCCCGGCGCATGGTCGGCTCGATCCAGAACGTGCCGCACTTCCCGCTGTTCATCGACGTCGAGATCGACGCACTGCTGGCCGCCCGGGCCAAGGTCAATGCGATGCTGGAGAAGTCCGGCGTCAAGGTCTCGGTCAACGACTTCGTCATCAAGGCCGCGGCCATGGCGCTGAAGCTCGTGCCCGAGGCCAACGCCAGCTATTCGCCCGAGGGCATCGCGATGCACCACAACGCCGACGTGGCGATGGCGGTGGCGATCGACGGCGGCCTGATCACCCCGATCATCTTCAAGGCCGAGACCAAGTCCCTGTCGCAGATCGCTGTCGAATCGAAGGATCTGGCCAAGCGCGCCCGCGACAAGAAGCTGAAGCCCGAGGAATTCCAGGGCGGCACCTTCAGCGTGTCCAACCTGGGCATGTTCGGCATCAAGGCCTTCAGCTCGATCATCAACGAGCCCCAGGGCGCGATCATGAGCGTCGGGGCCGGCGAACAACGGCCTGTGGTGAAGAACGGCCAGCTGGCCGTGGCGACCGTGATGACCGTGACCCTGACCTGCGATCACCGGGTGGTGGACGGGGCGACGGGCGCGCGGTTCCTGCAGGCCTTCAAGCCGCTGATCGAAGACCCTGTCACCATGCTGGCCTGA
- a CDS encoding glutathione peroxidase, with the protein MSTVYDFTATGIDGTEVPLDGFRGKALLIVNTASKCGFTGQYAGLETLHRRFADQPFEVLGFPCNQFGGQEPGKAAEIASFCSATFDVDFPLFDKIEVNGPNRHPLYAWLTGQKKGFLGSRDIKWNFTKFLTDREGRVVARYAPQVEPAAIAPDIEKLL; encoded by the coding sequence ATGAGCACCGTCTATGACTTCACCGCGACCGGCATCGACGGGACCGAGGTGCCGCTGGACGGGTTTCGCGGCAAGGCGCTGCTGATCGTCAACACGGCGTCCAAATGCGGTTTCACCGGCCAGTACGCCGGCCTCGAAACCCTGCACCGGCGCTTCGCCGACCAGCCGTTCGAGGTGCTGGGTTTTCCCTGCAACCAGTTCGGCGGACAGGAACCGGGCAAGGCGGCCGAGATCGCGTCGTTCTGCAGCGCCACCTTCGACGTCGACTTCCCCCTGTTCGACAAGATCGAGGTCAACGGGCCGAACCGGCACCCGCTCTATGCCTGGCTGACCGGGCAGAAGAAGGGCTTCCTCGGCAGCCGCGACATCAAGTGGAACTTCACCAAATTCCTGACCGACCGGGAGGGCAGGGTGGTCGCCCGCTATGCGCCGCAGGTCGAGCCCGCGGCCATCGCGCCCGATATCGAGAAGCTTCTCTGA
- a CDS encoding DUF3667 domain-containing protein — translation MTETTTAGAVCAACETPLTGRWCHACGQDSRARPVPLRAMVVEVATSYSPIDGKLARTLAVLAVRPGRLLEAYRSGAGSLYVTPLKLFVASTALFLSVLNFSDTTLVQYVWKVDRGGQVGPAFYDPVSMEVKVQGATDGERWLQPKIEPAIDPEVTSAIQAAARAASDEPTRASMRYELVLNAEQADWAARLSGWLPNVLWLLMPVYAVFLMPFFGRRRLFLEHVIFAMWAHAVGFLLAMGLAGINAAGANLSAAWLVVPYLAYFTIAAARYYAVAPVQALWRGIVHLSLYVVLALMPAAVAILATVTDWPALIAWIEAV, via the coding sequence ATGACAGAGACCACGACGGCCGGCGCGGTCTGCGCGGCCTGTGAAACGCCTCTGACCGGGCGCTGGTGTCACGCCTGTGGGCAGGACAGCCGGGCCAGGCCGGTTCCGCTGCGCGCCATGGTGGTGGAGGTCGCGACCTCCTACAGCCCGATCGACGGCAAGCTGGCGCGGACGCTCGCGGTTCTGGCCGTCCGTCCTGGCCGACTGCTGGAGGCCTATCGCAGCGGCGCGGGCTCGCTCTACGTCACGCCGCTGAAACTGTTCGTCGCCTCGACCGCCCTGTTCCTGTCGGTGCTCAACTTCAGCGACACGACGCTGGTCCAGTATGTGTGGAAGGTCGATCGGGGCGGGCAGGTCGGCCCGGCCTTCTACGACCCCGTATCGATGGAGGTGAAGGTTCAGGGGGCGACGGACGGCGAGCGCTGGCTGCAGCCCAAGATCGAGCCCGCCATCGACCCCGAGGTCACCTCCGCGATCCAGGCCGCGGCCCGCGCGGCCTCCGACGAACCGACCCGGGCCAGCATGCGCTACGAACTGGTCCTGAATGCCGAGCAGGCGGACTGGGCGGCCCGACTGTCGGGCTGGCTGCCGAACGTCCTCTGGCTGCTGATGCCCGTCTATGCCGTGTTCCTGATGCCGTTCTTCGGACGTCGTCGGCTGTTCCTGGAGCACGTCATCTTCGCCATGTGGGCCCATGCCGTCGGCTTCCTGCTGGCCATGGGACTGGCGGGCATCAATGCCGCCGGCGCCAATCTGTCGGCAGCCTGGCTGGTGGTGCCCTACCTGGCCTATTTCACGATCGCGGCCGCCCGCTACTATGCGGTGGCTCCTGTGCAGGCGCTCTGGCGAGGGATCGTCCACCTCAGCCTCTATGTCGTGCTGGCGCTCATGCCCGCCGCGGTGGCCATCCTGGCGACCGTGACCGACTGGCCGGCCCTGATCGCATGGATCGAGGCGGTCTGA
- the lpdA gene encoding dihydrolipoyl dehydrogenase, giving the protein MADFDLIVIGSGPGGYVAAIRASQLGQKVAIIERESLGGICLNWGCIPTKALLKSGEKFESLSHLDDYGLSASGATFDFGAIIQRSRGVAATMNKGVTFLMKKNKIEVIEGTARLEKGTAAPKVVIALKAGGSRTLEARAVILAVGARAKAIPQIGLEADGDRIWAYREAMAPKTMPASIVVIGSGAIGIEFGSFYRALGAEVTVVEAVDRIMPVEDEEVSKAAQKSFEKRGMKFRTGCKVTRVSKGGKGVQVAIEAGGKAETLEAEVCISAVGITANTDGIGLEALGVNMDRGHITIDGHCATNVKGLYAIGDCAGAPWLAHKASHEGIHAAEYIAGYKSPNVVSPIAGCTYAQPQVASVGITEQGAREAKRDVKIGRFPFRVNGKAVAAGDTDGFVKVIFDTKTGALIGAHMIGHEVTEMIQGYVTAIAMEATEEDIHGIVYPHPTMSEAMHEAALDAYGRTIHL; this is encoded by the coding sequence TTGGCCGACTTCGATCTTATCGTCATCGGCTCCGGCCCGGGTGGATATGTTGCCGCGATCCGCGCCAGCCAGCTGGGCCAGAAGGTCGCCATCATCGAGCGTGAGAGCCTGGGCGGGATCTGCCTGAACTGGGGCTGTATCCCCACCAAGGCGCTGCTGAAGTCCGGCGAGAAGTTCGAGAGTCTCAGCCATCTGGACGACTACGGCCTGTCCGCCTCGGGCGCGACGTTCGACTTCGGCGCCATCATCCAGCGTTCGCGCGGCGTGGCGGCGACGATGAACAAGGGCGTCACCTTCCTGATGAAGAAGAACAAGATCGAGGTGATCGAGGGCACGGCCAGGCTGGAAAAGGGCACGGCGGCTCCCAAGGTCGTCATCGCCCTGAAAGCTGGAGGCTCGCGTACGCTCGAGGCCAGGGCCGTGATCCTGGCCGTCGGCGCTCGCGCCAAGGCCATCCCCCAGATCGGGCTGGAAGCCGACGGCGACCGGATCTGGGCCTATCGCGAGGCCATGGCCCCCAAGACCATGCCGGCCTCCATCGTGGTGATCGGATCGGGTGCCATCGGCATTGAATTCGGCAGCTTCTACCGTGCCTTGGGCGCGGAAGTTACCGTAGTGGAGGCGGTCGATCGTATCATGCCGGTGGAGGATGAAGAGGTCTCCAAGGCGGCCCAGAAGTCCTTCGAGAAGCGCGGCATGAAGTTCCGCACCGGCTGCAAGGTCACCAGGGTGTCCAAGGGCGGGAAGGGGGTTCAGGTCGCGATCGAGGCCGGCGGCAAGGCCGAGACGCTGGAGGCCGAGGTCTGTATCTCGGCGGTCGGCATCACCGCCAACACCGACGGCATCGGCCTGGAGGCGCTGGGCGTCAACATGGACCGCGGCCACATCACCATCGACGGCCACTGCGCCACGAACGTGAAGGGGCTCTATGCCATCGGCGACTGCGCCGGCGCGCCCTGGCTGGCGCACAAGGCCAGCCACGAAGGCATTCACGCGGCCGAATACATCGCCGGCTACAAGAGCCCCAACGTCGTCTCGCCGATCGCGGGATGCACCTATGCCCAGCCGCAGGTCGCGTCCGTCGGGATCACGGAGCAGGGGGCCCGCGAGGCCAAACGCGACGTGAAGATCGGCCGGTTCCCGTTCCGGGTGAACGGCAAGGCCGTGGCGGCGGGCGACACCGACGGTTTCGTCAAGGTCATCTTCGACACGAAGACCGGGGCCCTGATCGGCGCCCACATGATCGGCCACGAGGTCACCGAGATGATCCAGGGCTATGTCACCGCCATCGCCATGGAAGCGACCGAGGAGGACATCCACGGCATCGTCTATCCGCACCCGACCATGTCCGAGGCCATGCACGAGGCCGCGCTGGACGCCTACGGGCGCACCATCCACCTTTGA
- a CDS encoding GNAT family N-acetyltransferase: MTILAAGDADFADLLAAGRVQGRAVAEGGIAPDPVLDMLRGVAARVRPHCDPAAWWIVDGDEIVGLCSIVSEPSGDGSISIGYGVASSRQGRGAATRAVGEVLEWAGTRPDLTGVTAETAVDNPASHRVLERNGFVRVGVRTDAEDGDLICWRAVVAR; encoded by the coding sequence TTGACGATCCTCGCTGCCGGGGACGCCGATTTCGCGGACCTGCTCGCGGCCGGTCGCGTCCAGGGCAGAGCCGTCGCAGAGGGCGGCATCGCGCCGGACCCGGTCCTGGACATGCTGCGCGGCGTCGCGGCGCGGGTCCGCCCGCACTGCGATCCGGCGGCATGGTGGATCGTCGACGGGGATGAAATCGTCGGCCTGTGCTCGATCGTCTCGGAGCCCTCCGGGGACGGCTCGATCAGTATCGGCTACGGCGTCGCCTCCAGTCGACAGGGGCGCGGCGCGGCCACGCGCGCGGTGGGTGAGGTCCTGGAATGGGCCGGGACGCGTCCGGATCTGACCGGCGTCACGGCAGAGACCGCCGTCGACAATCCGGCGTCGCACCGGGTGCTCGAAAGAAACGGCTTCGTCCGGGTCGGCGTGCGTACGGACGCGGAGGACGGCGACCTGATCTGCTGGCGCGCCGTCGTCGCGCGCTAG
- a CDS encoding DUF3606 domain-containing protein, with amino-acid sequence MAGLKDKRGFIDKDRLDLSERQAVEYWMKRWGVTRDQITAAHRKAGRMVKDIAAELGKKR; translated from the coding sequence ATGGCGGGTCTCAAGGACAAGCGCGGCTTCATCGACAAGGACCGTCTGGACCTCTCCGAGCGTCAGGCCGTCGAATACTGGATGAAGCGCTGGGGCGTCACCCGCGACCAGATCACCGCCGCCCACCGCAAGGCCGGCCGCATGGTCAAGGACATCGCCGCCGAGCTCGGCAAGAAGCGCTAG
- a CDS encoding MBL fold metallo-hydrolase gives MSALEFTILGCGSSGGVPRGDGDWGSCDPAEPKNRRTRCSMLARRRGPEGETSVLIDTSPDLRQQMLAAGATRVDAVLITHDHADQTHGIDDLRVFALRRRQRIPAWMDAATKAALTHRFDYIFEMKQGYPAILEAQDLPAHGVDWQIDGPGGAVPVVTFDQGHGPIRSVGYRLGGLSYSSDVDALDEDALRAVRGSEVWIVDALRWTRHPTHAHVDQALEWIAAADVGKAILTNLHIDLDFNALRRFVPANVEIAIDGWTGVAGL, from the coding sequence ATGAGCGCGCTCGAGTTCACCATCCTCGGCTGCGGGTCGTCCGGCGGCGTGCCGCGCGGCGACGGTGACTGGGGCAGTTGCGATCCCGCGGAACCGAAGAACCGGCGGACCCGATGCTCGATGCTGGCGCGGCGGCGCGGCCCGGAGGGCGAGACCAGCGTGCTGATCGACACCTCGCCGGACCTGCGCCAGCAGATGCTGGCCGCCGGGGCGACCCGGGTCGACGCCGTCCTGATCACCCACGATCACGCGGACCAGACCCATGGCATCGACGACCTGCGCGTCTTCGCGCTCAGGCGTCGCCAGCGCATACCGGCCTGGATGGATGCCGCCACCAAGGCGGCCCTGACGCATCGGTTCGACTACATCTTCGAGATGAAACAGGGTTATCCGGCCATCCTCGAGGCGCAGGACCTGCCGGCGCACGGCGTCGACTGGCAGATCGACGGGCCCGGAGGAGCCGTGCCGGTCGTGACTTTCGACCAGGGCCACGGACCGATCCGGTCGGTCGGCTACCGGCTGGGGGGTCTCAGCTATTCCAGCGACGTCGATGCGCTGGACGAGGACGCGCTGCGGGCCGTTCGGGGATCCGAGGTCTGGATCGTCGATGCCTTGCGCTGGACGCGTCATCCGACGCACGCCCACGTCGATCAGGCGCTGGAGTGGATCGCGGCCGCCGACGTGGGCAAGGCGATCCTCACGAACCTGCATATCGATCTGGATTTCAACGCATTGCGCCGTTTTGTTCCTGCCAACGTCGAGATCGCGATCGATGGCTGGACCGGTGTTGCCGGGCTCTGA
- a CDS encoding TatD family hydrolase — protein sequence MLIDSHVNLHAAQFDEDRDAVIDRARAAGVGLMVEISDSLATFEATHGLAMAHPDIWCTVGAHPHEARHHLEMTADDLVALAGRPRVVGIGECGLDFHYDLSPRDQQEAVFRRHVAAARRTGLPLVVHTREADDRMAAILAEEQGEGPFRFLMHCYTSGPDLAEKASEMGAWFSVSGIATFKAAEDVRAVIRTMPGDRIIVETDCPYLAPVPHRGRRNEPAYVGHVLQTLADIRGWTREEAETRTTDAFFNLFDRIPRPA from the coding sequence ATGCTGATCGACAGCCACGTCAACCTGCACGCCGCCCAGTTCGACGAGGATCGCGACGCCGTGATCGACCGCGCGCGCGCCGCCGGGGTCGGCCTGATGGTCGAGATCTCGGACTCGCTGGCCACGTTCGAGGCGACGCACGGCCTGGCCATGGCGCACCCGGACATCTGGTGCACCGTCGGGGCCCACCCGCACGAGGCGCGCCACCACCTCGAGATGACCGCCGACGACCTTGTCGCCCTCGCCGGGCGCCCCCGGGTCGTGGGGATCGGCGAATGCGGCCTGGATTTCCACTACGACCTGAGCCCGCGCGATCAGCAAGAGGCGGTCTTTCGCCGGCACGTCGCCGCCGCGCGCCGGACCGGACTGCCGCTGGTCGTCCATACGCGCGAGGCCGACGACCGGATGGCGGCGATCCTGGCGGAGGAGCAGGGGGAGGGGCCGTTCCGGTTCCTGATGCACTGCTACACCAGCGGTCCCGATCTCGCTGAAAAGGCTTCGGAAATGGGCGCGTGGTTCTCCGTATCAGGCATCGCCACCTTCAAGGCCGCCGAGGACGTCCGGGCGGTCATCCGGACCATGCCGGGCGACCGGATCATCGTCGAGACCGACTGCCCCTATCTGGCGCCGGTCCCGCACCGGGGGCGGCGCAACGAGCCCGCCTATGTCGGCCATGTGCTGCAGACCCTGGCGGACATCCGGGGCTGGACGCGGGAGGAGGCCGAGACGCGCACGACCGACGCCTTCTTCAACCTGTTCGACCGAATCCCGAGGCCGGCATGA
- a CDS encoding DNA polymerase III subunit delta', whose product MTGAPRDRFDLVPSLDAELAFLDALDRGRLHHAWLLCGPEGLGKATFAYRAARRLLGAQPDATRGPLGASPGDPVSQLISAQSHPDLLVLERLSEGGKVKKSISVDQARDLPEFFSKSPSQAAYRVAIVDAADDLNPNAANALLKTLEEPPERGVLFLITHAPGRLLATIRSRCRRLAFAPWDEAAVAALVARQTDLEGDEAARIAGMARGSPGAALSLATEANLALDRLARRWVEDPALDRAEQMAMSDTFRGADGQARFEALMDRLTAAVKARSLQTGDGAAWADLWTRLSDLPDRTAAVNLDRADVLSGALADLARVKARTGG is encoded by the coding sequence ATGACCGGCGCCCCCCGCGACCGTTTCGACCTGGTCCCGTCTTTGGACGCCGAGCTGGCGTTCCTCGACGCCCTGGATCGCGGTCGCCTTCACCATGCCTGGCTGCTGTGCGGGCCGGAGGGCCTGGGCAAGGCGACCTTCGCCTATCGGGCGGCACGGCGACTCCTCGGGGCCCAGCCCGACGCGACGCGCGGCCCTCTGGGTGCCTCGCCCGGCGATCCCGTCAGCCAGCTGATTTCCGCCCAGTCGCATCCCGATCTGCTGGTGCTGGAGCGTCTTTCGGAAGGCGGCAAGGTCAAGAAATCCATCTCCGTGGATCAGGCGCGGGACCTGCCGGAGTTCTTCTCGAAGAGCCCGTCGCAGGCCGCCTATCGGGTCGCGATCGTGGATGCGGCCGACGACCTGAATCCCAACGCTGCCAATGCCTTGCTCAAGACTCTGGAGGAGCCACCCGAACGTGGTGTGCTCTTCCTGATCACCCATGCGCCGGGCCGGCTGCTGGCGACGATCCGGTCGCGGTGCCGCCGTCTGGCTTTCGCGCCGTGGGACGAGGCGGCCGTGGCGGCCCTGGTCGCGCGCCAGACGGATCTGGAGGGCGACGAGGCGGCACGGATCGCGGGGATGGCGCGAGGATCGCCGGGCGCGGCCCTGTCGCTGGCGACCGAGGCCAATCTGGCGCTCGACCGGCTGGCCCGCCGCTGGGTCGAGGACCCCGCGCTGGACCGCGCCGAACAGATGGCCATGTCCGACACCTTTCGCGGGGCGGACGGGCAGGCGCGTTTCGAGGCCCTGATGGATCGCCTGACCGCGGCCGTGAAGGCCCGATCGCTTCAGACAGGCGACGGTGCCGCCTGGGCCGATCTGTGGACGCGGCTGAGCGACCTGCCGGACCGCACGGCCGCCGTGAACCTCGACCGGGCCGACGTCCTGTCGGGGGCCCTGGCCGACCTGGCGCGGGTGAAGGCGCGGACCGGAGGATGA
- the tmk gene encoding dTMP kinase, whose amino-acid sequence MSRGRFITFEGGEGTGKSTQVALLVDRLGARGRDVIRTREPGGSPGGEAIRSLVVSGSADRWSARTELLLMFAARSDHLERTIRPALEAGQWVVCDRFADSSRAYQGLAGGAETAFVEALDAHVVGTNQPDLTLIFDLPAEVGLERALARAQGDTRFESKGLAFHQNLRRAFQTIARAHPERCRLIDATGSIDDVQARVWAAVEPVLE is encoded by the coding sequence ATGTCGCGAGGCCGTTTCATTACATTCGAAGGCGGGGAGGGGACCGGAAAGTCCACCCAGGTCGCCCTTCTGGTCGATCGTCTCGGCGCACGGGGCCGCGACGTGATTCGGACGCGCGAACCGGGCGGGTCGCCGGGCGGCGAGGCCATCCGCAGTCTGGTCGTCTCCGGAAGCGCGGATCGCTGGTCGGCGCGCACCGAACTGCTGCTGATGTTCGCGGCCCGCTCCGATCATCTGGAGCGGACCATCCGTCCGGCTCTGGAGGCTGGCCAGTGGGTCGTCTGCGACCGGTTCGCCGACTCCAGCCGCGCCTACCAGGGCCTCGCGGGCGGCGCGGAGACCGCCTTCGTCGAGGCGCTGGACGCCCATGTCGTCGGGACGAACCAGCCCGATCTGACCCTGATCTTCGACCTGCCGGCCGAGGTCGGTCTGGAGCGCGCCTTGGCACGGGCACAGGGCGACACCCGCTTCGAATCCAAGGGCCTCGCCTTTCATCAGAATCTCAGACGCGCCTTCCAGACGATCGCCCGGGCCCATCCGGAGCGTTGCCGTCTCATCGACGCGACGGGGTCGATCGATGACGTGCAGGCGCGGGTCTGGGCGGCCGTCGAGCCGGTGCTGGAATGA
- a CDS encoding septal ring lytic transglycosylase RlpA family protein: MIALAHPLRHFRLLAIAGAMSGLAACASAGGGGPAGTGRAAIPIVTDPAPIVSGTMRPYQIRGRWYRPEEQPGYDQVGMASWYGDQFNGRPTSTGERFDMHALTAAHKTLPLPGLVEVTNLANGRTIVLRVNDRGPFVDDRIIDLSRGAAEALDMLQRGVGEVRVRYLGRAPRVGGGAVLQYAQARPERAVPVSAPPPPPSPSVSPGRFWVEVAAYPAQPEARAAAGRLGQTARVQAATDNSMFRVLLGPWPDANAAEQARQAAVARGFADALLISAR; this comes from the coding sequence ATGATCGCGCTGGCACATCCGCTGAGGCACTTTCGGCTGCTGGCCATCGCCGGCGCGATGAGCGGGCTGGCCGCCTGCGCCAGCGCGGGGGGAGGGGGACCTGCCGGAACCGGACGCGCGGCGATCCCGATCGTCACCGATCCCGCCCCGATCGTGTCGGGAACGATGCGACCGTATCAGATCCGCGGCCGATGGTACCGGCCCGAAGAGCAGCCCGGCTATGACCAGGTCGGCATGGCCTCCTGGTACGGCGACCAGTTCAACGGGCGGCCGACCTCGACCGGCGAGCGGTTCGACATGCACGCCCTGACCGCCGCTCACAAGACCCTGCCCCTGCCGGGACTGGTGGAGGTGACCAACCTGGCCAACGGTCGGACCATCGTCCTGCGGGTCAACGATCGCGGCCCCTTCGTCGACGACCGGATCATCGACCTGTCGCGGGGCGCGGCCGAGGCTCTGGATATGCTGCAACGGGGCGTGGGCGAGGTCCGGGTCCGTTATCTGGGTCGCGCGCCCCGGGTCGGCGGCGGCGCGGTCCTTCAGTATGCACAGGCCCGGCCGGAGCGCGCCGTCCCGGTGTCCGCGCCGCCCCCGCCGCCGTCCCCATCCGTGTCTCCGGGCAGGTTTTGGGTCGAGGTTGCCGCCTATCCGGCCCAGCCGGAGGCGCGCGCTGCGGCCGGACGGCTCGGACAGACGGCGCGGGTGCAGGCTGCGACCGACAACTCCATGTTCCGCGTGCTGCTGGGGCCCTGGCCCGACGCGAACGCCGCCGAACAGGCCCGGCAGGCCGCCGTCGCGCGCGGATTCGCCGACGCCCTGTTGATATCGGCGCGATAG
- a CDS encoding recombinase family protein — protein MRPASRPLRCAIYTRKSSEEGLEQDYNSLHAQRDACAAYVLSQAGEGWTLLPEVYDDGGFSGGNMERPALKRLMADVASGLIDVVVVYKVDRLTRALPDFSRIVDVLDKAGSSFVSVTQAFNTTTSMGRLTLNVLLSFAQFEREVTGERIRDKIAASKKLGMWMGGGVPLGYEASGRTLVINPVEAETVRGIFRSYLDTGSVHQVQQELNDAGVVSRRRTTKAGVEKGGQPMDRGALFHMLRNCTYVGEIPHKTTSYPGQHPAIIDRETFDAVQARLDDNDRKQRVPGEARRPHKGAPLMGLLFDSAVNPMSPVKAAKPNKPTYHYYVSTAVTTGRPDQAGAVSRISAPLLEDIVAQRLGELRIIDTSPVSPDWAIARDVIDRVEVGAEAVTIVFDEERLQIAARDLKPENRVGIDSLERRGDLPMTEIKVRLVRRGGTMVAVGPQGSAAVASSRIDRAMTTALIRAESWKRRLLAGEVENLNVIADAEGVSDAFVRRMIRPAFLAPDLKAEILDGRQPVGLTLEAVTRSDLPLDWVEQRRLYAG, from the coding sequence ATGAGACCCGCCAGTCGTCCCCTCCGCTGCGCCATCTACACCCGTAAGAGCTCCGAGGAGGGTCTGGAGCAGGACTACAACTCGCTGCATGCGCAGCGTGACGCCTGCGCTGCCTATGTGCTGTCGCAAGCCGGGGAGGGGTGGACCCTCCTCCCTGAGGTGTATGATGACGGCGGGTTCAGCGGCGGCAACATGGAGCGACCGGCGCTCAAACGGCTGATGGCCGACGTGGCGTCGGGGCTGATTGATGTGGTGGTGGTCTACAAGGTCGACCGGCTCACTCGCGCACTACCCGACTTCTCCAGAATCGTGGATGTCCTGGATAAGGCTGGCTCCAGCTTCGTCAGCGTGACCCAGGCCTTCAACACCACGACGTCCATGGGACGGCTGACCCTCAACGTCCTGCTCTCATTCGCCCAGTTTGAGCGTGAGGTTACGGGAGAGCGCATCCGCGACAAGATCGCGGCCTCCAAGAAGCTGGGTATGTGGATGGGAGGCGGGGTACCACTTGGCTACGAGGCATCGGGCCGGACCCTGGTCATCAATCCTGTTGAGGCCGAGACCGTGCGCGGGATCTTCCGAAGCTATCTGGACACCGGCTCAGTCCACCAAGTCCAACAGGAACTGAACGACGCAGGTGTCGTATCCAGACGCCGAACGACCAAGGCCGGCGTCGAGAAGGGCGGCCAGCCCATGGATCGCGGCGCGCTGTTCCACATGTTGCGCAACTGCACGTACGTGGGCGAGATTCCTCACAAGACGACCAGCTACCCGGGCCAGCATCCCGCCATCATCGACCGCGAAACCTTCGACGCCGTTCAGGCCCGCCTTGACGACAACGACCGCAAGCAGCGGGTGCCGGGCGAGGCCCGCCGCCCGCACAAGGGCGCGCCCCTGATGGGACTGCTGTTTGATTCGGCTGTCAATCCGATGTCTCCGGTGAAGGCCGCCAAGCCCAACAAGCCCACCTACCACTACTATGTCTCGACAGCGGTCACGACCGGGCGGCCCGACCAGGCCGGCGCGGTTTCGCGGATCTCGGCACCTCTGCTCGAAGACATCGTGGCCCAGCGCCTTGGCGAACTGCGGATCATCGATACCAGCCCGGTTTCGCCCGACTGGGCAATTGCCCGGGACGTGATCGACCGTGTCGAGGTTGGCGCGGAGGCCGTGACCATCGTGTTCGACGAAGAGCGGCTGCAGATCGCAGCACGTGATCTAAAGCCCGAGAACCGGGTTGGCATTGACAGCTTGGAGCGACGAGGCGATCTGCCGATGACAGAGATCAAAGTCCGTCTTGTCCGCAGAGGCGGGACCATGGTCGCGGTCGGCCCCCAAGGCTCAGCCGCCGTCGCCTCCTCCCGGATCGACCGCGCCATGACCACCGCTCTGATCCGGGCCGAATCCTGGAAGCGGCGTCTCCTCGCTGGCGAGGTCGAGAACCTCAACGTCATCGCCGATGCCGAGGGCGTGTCGGATGCCTTTGTCCGCCGGATGATCCGACCGGCCTTCCTCGCGCCAGATCTGAAGGCTGAGATCCTTGATGGCCGTCAGCCGGTGGGCCTCACCCTGGAGGCGGTCACACGCTCGGACCTCCCCCTGGACTGGGTGGAGCAAAGGCGTCTTTACGCAGGATGA